The following are encoded in a window of Sebastes umbrosus isolate fSebUmb1 chromosome 7, fSebUmb1.pri, whole genome shotgun sequence genomic DNA:
- the smtla gene encoding somatolactin alpha → MHMVTVMQRGIWAALLWPYLITGSIPLDCREEPGSLSRCLSISQEKLLDRVIQHAELIYRVSEESCSLFEEMFIPFPLQLQRNQAGFACITNALPIPSSRSEIQLISDKWLLHSVLMLVQSWLEPLVYLQTSLNHYDAAPDVLLNKTKWVSEKLISLEQGVVVLIKKMLDEGMTANQSEQGLFQYDVQPDMLESVMRDYTLLSCFKKDAHKMETFLKLLKCRQTDKYNCA, encoded by the exons ATGCACATGGTGACAG TCATGCAGAGGGGTATATGGGCAGCATTGCTCTGGCCCTATCTGATTACCGGAAGCATCCCGCTGGACTGTAGGGAAGAGCCGGGTAGCCTCTCCCGCTGCCTCTCCATCTCCCAGGAGAAACTTCTAGACCGAGTCATCCAGCATGCTGAGCTCATCTACCGTGTCTCAGAAGAATCCTGCTCTCTGTTT GAGGAGATGTTCATCCCGTTCCCATTGCAGCTCCAGAGGAACCAAGCTGGCTTTGCATGCATCACCAATGCCTTACCCATCCCCAGCTCCAGGAGTGAAATCCAACTGATATCT GACAAATGGTTGCTCCACTCTGTGCTGATGCTGGTCCAGTCGTGGCTCGAGCCTCTGGTCTACCTGCAGACCTCACTGAATCACTACGATGCCGCTCCTGACGTGCTGCTTAACAAGACCAAGTGGGTGTCTGAGAAACTGATCAGTCTGGAGCAAGGGGTGGTGGTCCTCATCAAGAAG ATGTTGGATGAGGGGATGACCGCAAACCAGAGTGAACAAGGCCTATTCCAGTATGATGTGCAGCCAGACATGCTGGAATCTGTGATGAGAGACTACACCTTACTCAGCTGCTTCAAGAAAGATGCCCATAAGATGGAGACTTTTCTCAAGCTCCTAAAGTGTCGACAAACTGACAAATACAACTGCGCCTAA